A portion of the Corynebacterium rouxii genome contains these proteins:
- the truB gene encoding tRNA pseudouridine(55) synthase TruB: MNDALANSGLVIVDKPQGMTSHDVVSKIRRIFSTKKVGHAGTLDPMATGVLVLGLERGTKFLAHMVASTKSYAATIRLGAATTTDDREGEKITSASPDQLAAITDAMISDAVEQFRGSIMQRPAAVSAIKIDGKRAHQRVREGEKIEIPARPVTISRYDILEIRRDASFIDIDVEVDCSSGTYIRSLARDLGEELGVGGHLTALRRTQVGPFTLDNAVTLEKLEETPRVSLTLDQALAVNYPVLAVSEKEASDLAMGKWLAPLGLKGTHAAVDPHGRAIALVKEQGKRLATIFVARPSTL; encoded by the coding sequence ATGAATGATGCTCTCGCAAACTCAGGCCTTGTGATTGTCGACAAACCCCAAGGAATGACCTCCCACGACGTTGTTTCTAAAATCCGTCGAATCTTTTCCACCAAAAAGGTGGGTCATGCTGGAACCCTCGACCCTATGGCTACAGGAGTGCTCGTATTGGGGCTAGAGCGCGGGACCAAATTCTTAGCGCATATGGTTGCGTCCACAAAATCCTATGCGGCCACTATTCGTCTCGGTGCTGCTACTACTACCGATGACCGTGAAGGCGAAAAAATCACTTCAGCTTCACCTGATCAACTCGCAGCAATCACCGACGCCATGATTTCCGATGCCGTTGAGCAGTTTCGAGGATCGATCATGCAACGTCCTGCCGCGGTTAGTGCCATCAAGATAGATGGGAAAAGAGCTCATCAACGCGTGCGCGAAGGTGAAAAAATAGAGATTCCGGCACGGCCTGTGACCATTTCTCGGTATGACATTTTAGAGATTCGTCGTGACGCAAGTTTCATCGACATCGACGTAGAAGTCGATTGTTCTTCAGGAACCTACATTCGTTCTCTAGCCCGTGATCTCGGCGAAGAACTCGGGGTAGGTGGGCACTTAACCGCGTTACGACGAACACAGGTAGGACCGTTTACGCTCGATAATGCTGTAACACTCGAAAAATTGGAAGAAACCCCACGTGTTTCTCTGACCCTTGATCAAGCATTAGCAGTGAACTACCCAGTTCTTGCTGTTTCAGAAAAAGAGGCAAGCGATCTCGCCATGGGCAAATGGCTTGCACCACTCGGTCTCAAAGGAACCCACGCGGCGGTCGATCCTCATGGACGGGCTATCGCCTTGGTAAAAGAACAAGGCAAACGTCTAGCCACCATATTTGTGGCTCGTCCATCGACTCTTTAA
- a CDS encoding 4'-phosphopantetheinyl transferase family protein, which produces MIADSNREYALDSRLFPQSARSTALLVPRHAPDLTNFNRLHVLEKAQVKNAVAVRRAEFGDARWCAHQSLRKLGLYDHPAILRGERGMPLWPVGIAGSLTHTEGLRAAVVAPTTEVASMGIDAEIAEELPGGILGSIARPNEIAMLDDLRARGLLFADRLLFCAKEATYKAWFPITQRWLDFDQAEIDIRADGTFISYLLIRPTPFPFIEGKWAIHDGYVVATTAVPAKA; this is translated from the coding sequence ATGATAGCGGACAGCAATCGCGAGTATGCGCTGGATTCGAGATTGTTCCCACAATCAGCTCGTAGCACTGCATTATTGGTTCCGAGGCATGCACCGGATTTAACAAATTTTAATAGACTGCATGTTTTAGAAAAAGCACAGGTGAAAAATGCAGTGGCCGTTCGGCGCGCTGAGTTTGGCGATGCACGTTGGTGCGCACACCAGAGTTTGCGCAAGTTGGGGTTGTATGATCATCCGGCAATTTTGCGCGGTGAACGCGGCATGCCTTTGTGGCCGGTTGGTATTGCCGGATCGTTAACGCACACAGAGGGCTTGAGGGCGGCGGTTGTTGCGCCGACTACTGAAGTCGCTTCTATGGGCATTGATGCAGAGATTGCTGAGGAATTGCCTGGTGGTATTTTGGGGTCAATTGCGCGGCCCAATGAAATTGCCATGTTGGACGATCTACGTGCTAGGGGCCTATTATTTGCTGATCGATTGTTGTTTTGTGCCAAAGAAGCAACCTATAAGGCTTGGTTTCCCATTACTCAGCGATGGCTCGATTTTGATCAGGCGGAAATTGATATTAGAGCCGATGGCACGTTTATTTCTTATTTGCTTATTCGGCCCACCCCGTTTCCTTTTATTGAAGGAAAGTGGGCAATACATGATGGCTATGTCGTAGCAACTACTGCCGTTCCGGCGAAGGCTTAA
- a CDS encoding metallophosphoesterase family protein: MVQTLWAVADLHAAVRANGDRIDAIQPHDPSDWLIVAGDVAERTSVVIDVLHELRQRFATVIWVPGNHELFCRSSDRFQGRAKYDELVRRCRQIDVLTPEDPYPVFHGVTVVPLFTLYDYSFRPEGQTIEAALQSAHDKQLVLTDQFAIAPFVDIRAWCWDRLAYSVHRLSRERGPKILINHWPLVQEPVSELPIPEIGLWCGTRHTRSWPVRYNATTVVYGHLHVPNERIIDGVRHVEVSLGYPHQWSQNIADRSWPFPVMTSEVAA, encoded by the coding sequence ATGGTTCAGACTTTGTGGGCTGTTGCAGATCTACATGCTGCTGTACGCGCTAATGGTGATCGCATTGATGCGATTCAACCTCATGATCCTTCCGACTGGCTCATTGTTGCTGGAGACGTGGCGGAGCGTACGTCGGTTGTGATTGATGTACTTCATGAGCTTCGGCAACGCTTTGCCACAGTCATTTGGGTGCCAGGAAATCACGAACTTTTTTGCCGTAGTAGTGACCGCTTTCAGGGCAGAGCGAAGTATGACGAATTGGTGCGAAGATGTCGCCAAATTGATGTACTAACGCCGGAGGATCCGTATCCAGTTTTTCATGGCGTAACAGTGGTACCGCTTTTTACTCTCTACGATTATTCGTTTCGGCCAGAAGGCCAGACAATTGAGGCTGCGCTACAGTCTGCGCATGACAAGCAACTCGTGTTAACTGATCAGTTTGCTATTGCGCCTTTTGTGGATATTCGCGCTTGGTGCTGGGACCGCTTGGCATATTCGGTGCATCGCTTAAGTAGGGAACGTGGACCGAAGATCCTCATTAATCACTGGCCATTGGTCCAAGAACCAGTATCTGAACTTCCGATTCCTGAGATTGGGTTGTGGTGTGGCACTCGACACACACGCTCGTGGCCGGTTCGATACAACGCTACCACCGTTGTATACGGCCACCTTCATGTGCCGAATGAGCGCATTATCGACGGGGTCCGGCACGTAGAAGTTTCGCTTGGTTACCCACATCAATGGTCACAAAATATTGCAGATCGTTCGTGGCCGTTTCCCGTCATGACCTCGGAGGTGGCGGCATGA
- a CDS encoding MATE family efflux transporter: MNKYLNNTADRSAHITAATVLALALPSLGVLAATPLYLLLDTAVVGGLGTVALAALGAGTVIYSQVTTQLTFLSYGTTARSARLYGAGKQDQAVYEGVQATWIALLVGVVLATILFFGAPTFAWWLTGNREVANNVGHWLRITAFGVPMILVIMAGNGWLRGIQNTRGPLVFTLAGVIPGACAVPFFVHWWGLVGSAWANLMGTSITAVLFVGCLVRYHRGSWSPQWQIMKAQLVLGRDLILRSFSFQVSFLSAAAVAGRFGAESLAAHQVLMQLWGFLTLVLDSLAIAGQTLIGAALGAGSAAVARAVGEKSIRYSTLFGVLLAAVFALGWSTIPQVFTRDTDVLDVMAGPWWQLVALIALGGVVFSLDGILLGASDAAFLRTVSIASVVCGFLPGVWLALILDAGLVGVWWGLIAFLCIRLGTCWWRFRSMKWARVS, translated from the coding sequence ATGAATAAATATCTCAACAACACCGCTGATCGTTCAGCGCATATTACCGCCGCTACAGTTCTTGCGTTAGCCCTTCCTTCTCTAGGAGTTCTTGCTGCGACACCGCTGTACCTGTTACTCGACACTGCAGTTGTTGGTGGACTAGGCACTGTCGCGCTTGCAGCTTTGGGGGCAGGAACAGTAATTTACTCCCAAGTAACCACGCAGCTCACTTTTTTGTCCTACGGAACAACCGCACGATCAGCACGCTTGTATGGGGCAGGAAAACAGGACCAAGCCGTGTACGAGGGGGTTCAAGCAACGTGGATCGCATTGCTTGTAGGGGTAGTGCTCGCAACGATTTTGTTTTTTGGTGCTCCCACATTCGCATGGTGGCTCACAGGGAATAGAGAAGTAGCTAATAATGTGGGACATTGGCTTCGTATCACGGCTTTTGGGGTACCGATGATTTTGGTCATCATGGCCGGTAACGGCTGGTTACGTGGGATCCAGAACACCCGAGGCCCCCTGGTGTTTACGTTGGCTGGTGTGATTCCCGGCGCATGCGCGGTTCCATTTTTCGTGCATTGGTGGGGCTTGGTGGGCTCCGCTTGGGCGAACCTTATGGGAACTTCGATCACAGCAGTGTTATTCGTGGGATGTTTAGTCCGCTATCATCGCGGAAGCTGGAGTCCGCAGTGGCAGATAATGAAGGCACAGCTGGTATTGGGGCGGGATTTAATCCTTCGCTCGTTTTCGTTTCAAGTGTCGTTTTTGTCTGCTGCTGCGGTCGCAGGACGTTTTGGTGCAGAATCGTTGGCGGCGCATCAGGTGCTCATGCAGCTGTGGGGTTTTCTCACCCTTGTTCTTGACTCACTCGCGATTGCGGGCCAAACGCTTATCGGTGCTGCTTTAGGTGCTGGAAGTGCAGCAGTTGCCCGAGCTGTTGGCGAAAAATCAATTCGGTACTCAACTCTTTTTGGAGTTCTTTTAGCCGCAGTATTCGCGCTTGGGTGGTCGACGATCCCACAGGTATTTACACGTGATACAGATGTTCTTGATGTTATGGCTGGTCCGTGGTGGCAACTTGTGGCATTGATTGCACTCGGCGGTGTGGTTTTTTCCTTGGATGGGATTTTGTTGGGTGCTTCTGATGCTGCTTTTTTGCGTACTGTTTCTATCGCTTCGGTTGTCTGTGGATTTCTTCCAGGTGTATGGCTGGCGCTCATACTTGATGCTGGGCTGGTCGGTGTGTGGTGGGGTCTAATCGCCTTTCTGTGTATTCGTTTGGGTACGTGTTGGTGGCGTTTCCGTTCTATGAAATGGGCGAGGGTATCCTAA
- a CDS encoding DHH family phosphoesterase produces MGAKQPVIVLDHHATNEGFGDINLVDAQAESTTSIVYDLCQALGVEITPDIAKCLYAGLVSDTGGFRWGRPRIHELAQSLVEHGADIQQISHNLVDTYSLDDVRLIGQVLVSLRTGQSTRNSTGTNVNIVIACGIIAWLKGHSRDAVESIADYVRGLQGVDLAVVLKEYAQQTWTISLRSDSWDVAAIAGVCGGGGHVHAAGMTLYGTEQEIIGDIVAAVAAAPETAKL; encoded by the coding sequence GTGGGAGCCAAACAACCAGTTATAGTGTTGGACCACCATGCAACGAATGAGGGGTTCGGCGACATAAACCTAGTTGATGCGCAGGCGGAGTCAACAACCTCAATTGTCTATGACCTGTGCCAAGCATTGGGGGTAGAGATAACACCGGATATTGCTAAATGCCTATACGCGGGATTGGTATCCGATACTGGTGGATTCCGGTGGGGACGACCACGTATTCATGAGCTTGCCCAATCGTTAGTTGAGCATGGGGCAGATATTCAGCAGATTAGCCATAATTTGGTTGATACGTATTCGTTGGACGATGTGCGTCTGATCGGTCAAGTGTTGGTTTCGTTACGCACTGGGCAATCCACTCGCAATTCCACCGGAACTAACGTCAATATTGTGATTGCCTGCGGCATCATTGCATGGTTGAAAGGTCATTCGCGAGATGCTGTTGAAAGCATCGCTGATTACGTGAGGGGACTACAAGGTGTCGATCTCGCTGTAGTTTTGAAGGAATACGCTCAGCAAACGTGGACGATATCGTTAAGATCTGATTCTTGGGATGTTGCTGCGATCGCAGGGGTATGTGGTGGTGGCGGACACGTTCACGCCGCCGGTATGACCCTTTATGGGACTGAACAAGAAATAATTGGAGACATTGTGGCAGCAGTCGCAGCTGCTCCCGAAACAGCTAAGTTATGA
- the rbfA gene encoding 30S ribosome-binding factor RbfA, with the protein MVDHARAARLAKRIQTIVATAIEREVKDRRLEYVTVTDTRVTGDLHDATVYYTVRGRTIDDQPDLKAAAEALQRARGQLRKIVGDQLSVRFTPTLSFELDTVPEASAHMEDLLARARARDLELAELKKNAQPAGDAHPYKDDDAMND; encoded by the coding sequence ATGGTCGATCATGCACGCGCAGCACGTTTAGCAAAGCGAATCCAGACAATCGTGGCAACCGCGATTGAACGCGAGGTCAAAGACCGTCGCCTAGAATATGTCACTGTTACTGATACGCGTGTCACGGGTGACCTACACGATGCGACAGTCTATTACACGGTTCGTGGCCGGACTATTGATGATCAGCCTGATCTCAAAGCCGCAGCCGAGGCTCTACAGCGTGCTCGCGGCCAGCTACGCAAAATCGTAGGTGATCAACTATCAGTTCGTTTTACTCCGACGTTGTCTTTCGAACTTGATACAGTTCCTGAAGCAAGCGCTCATATGGAGGATCTGCTAGCTCGTGCGCGAGCGCGCGATCTCGAACTAGCTGAGCTGAAAAAGAATGCTCAGCCTGCAGGAGATGCTCACCCTTACAAAGATGACGATGCGATGAATGACTAA